A region of Polyangiaceae bacterium DNA encodes the following proteins:
- a CDS encoding sigma 54-interacting transcriptional regulator, producing MADVTETRQGPEQGSGSRPVVGVVVVFSEEHPVPAPRLHAVTSRVRLGRDEGVALQLDDSQVSREHAELAPAAGGVSVTDLGSRNGTFVDEQRVGEAGAVAPIGSCIRCGKTLLAVVEDVELFRKHAPSMRPPLVGSARLSEVSRLVATVAPFAHPVLVLGETGTGKERVAEAVHLASGRAGPFVPVNSSAIPAELVESELFGHAKGAFSGSHQARTGLFRSADGGTLFLDEIADLPLAAQAKLLRTLETGEVRGVGEDRASTVDVRVVSATNADLDSLVQSVRFRADLLHRIATWRITLPPLRERTEDVPLLAAFFLPPGSPGFSVEAMAKLLLWRWPGNVRELRAAVLTAAARAGADRAGQILVAHLPPEIVAGGARAKAPGLDPDAVFRTRVETALALREGNVAQVARDLGCGRAWLYQEIKRLGVDVNAHRKR from the coding sequence ATGGCCGACGTGACCGAAACTCGCCAGGGCCCCGAGCAAGGCTCGGGCTCGCGGCCCGTCGTCGGTGTGGTCGTCGTGTTCTCCGAAGAGCACCCGGTGCCGGCGCCGCGGCTCCACGCCGTCACCTCGCGCGTTCGCCTCGGCCGAGACGAAGGCGTGGCCCTCCAGCTCGACGACTCGCAGGTGTCGCGGGAGCACGCCGAGCTCGCGCCGGCCGCGGGAGGCGTCAGCGTGACCGATCTCGGCAGCCGCAACGGCACCTTCGTGGACGAGCAGCGGGTCGGCGAGGCAGGCGCAGTGGCCCCGATCGGCTCGTGCATCCGCTGCGGCAAGACGCTGCTCGCGGTCGTCGAGGACGTGGAGCTGTTCCGCAAGCACGCGCCCTCCATGCGCCCGCCGTTGGTCGGTAGCGCGCGGCTGTCGGAGGTGAGCCGGCTGGTCGCCACCGTCGCGCCGTTCGCCCACCCCGTGTTGGTGCTCGGGGAGACGGGCACGGGCAAGGAGCGCGTGGCCGAAGCGGTGCACCTGGCCAGCGGGCGCGCGGGGCCGTTCGTCCCGGTGAACTCCAGCGCCATCCCCGCCGAGCTGGTCGAGTCCGAGCTCTTCGGCCACGCCAAGGGCGCGTTCTCCGGCTCGCACCAGGCGCGCACGGGACTGTTCCGCTCGGCGGACGGCGGCACGCTCTTCCTGGACGAGATCGCGGATCTGCCGCTGGCAGCCCAGGCCAAGCTCCTGCGCACGCTCGAGACCGGAGAGGTGCGCGGGGTCGGCGAGGACCGCGCGAGCACCGTGGACGTGCGCGTCGTCTCGGCCACGAATGCCGATCTCGACTCGCTGGTGCAGAGCGTTCGCTTTCGCGCCGACCTCCTGCACCGCATCGCGACCTGGCGCATCACCTTGCCGCCGCTGCGCGAGCGGACCGAAGACGTGCCGTTGCTCGCGGCGTTCTTCCTGCCGCCGGGCTCGCCCGGGTTCTCGGTTGAGGCGATGGCGAAGCTCCTGCTCTGGCGCTGGCCGGGCAACGTGCGCGAGCTGCGCGCCGCGGTGCTCACGGCCGCGGCCCGCGCGGGCGCCGACCGCGCGGGCCAGATCCTGGTGGCCCACCTGCCGCCGGAGATCGTGGCGGGTGGGGCGCGCGCCAAAGCACCGGGGTTGGACCCAGACGCAGTGTTCCGAACGCGGGTCGAGACCGCGCTCGCGCTCCGCGAGGGAAACGTCGCGCAGGTCGCCCGGGACCTCGGCTGTGGCCGCGCCTGGCTCTACCAGGAAATCAAACGCCTGGGCGTCGACGTGAACGCCCACCGCAAGCGATGA